Proteins from one Lachnospiraceae bacterium KGMB03038 genomic window:
- the ispG gene encoding flavodoxin-dependent (E)-4-hydroxy-3-methylbut-2-enyl-diphosphate synthase: MLRNETKKIKIGTVTIGGGNPVAIQSMTNTRTEDVEATVAQILALERAGCEIIRCAVPTMEAAAALAKIKERIHIPLVADIHFDYRLAIEAIRHGADKIRINPGNIGGPDRVKAVVDTAKEAGVPIRVGVNSGSLEKPLIEKYGGVTAEGLAESAMEKVHMIEDMGYDQLVVSIKSSDVLMCVKAHELAAKECPYPLHVGITESGTLLAGNIKSSIGLGLILHQGIGDTIRVSLTGDPVEEIKSAKLILKTLGLRKGGIEVVSCPTCGRTKIDLIGLANQVEAMVADIPLDLKVAVMGCVVNGPGEAKEADIGIAGGIGEGLLIKKGQVVKKVKEEELLETLRQELLHWNE; this comes from the coding sequence ATGTTAAGAAACGAGACGAAGAAAATAAAAATCGGAACGGTGACGATAGGCGGCGGGAACCCTGTGGCTATACAGTCTATGACAAATACCCGCACAGAAGATGTGGAAGCCACTGTGGCACAGATCCTGGCGCTTGAGCGGGCGGGATGCGAGATCATCCGCTGCGCGGTGCCCACGATGGAGGCTGCCGCGGCTCTTGCGAAGATCAAGGAACGGATCCATATTCCATTGGTGGCGGATATCCATTTTGATTATCGGCTGGCTATTGAGGCGATCCGCCATGGAGCGGATAAGATCCGGATCAATCCGGGAAATATCGGCGGCCCTGACCGGGTGAAAGCCGTGGTGGATACGGCAAAGGAAGCCGGTGTGCCTATCCGGGTAGGCGTCAACAGCGGATCTTTGGAGAAGCCGCTGATCGAGAAATATGGCGGGGTTACGGCAGAAGGCCTGGCAGAGAGCGCCATGGAGAAAGTGCATATGATCGAGGATATGGGGTACGACCAGCTGGTGGTGAGCATTAAATCCTCGGATGTGCTGATGTGCGTCAAGGCCCATGAACTGGCGGCAAAAGAATGTCCTTATCCGCTGCACGTAGGGATTACAGAATCTGGAACGCTGCTGGCTGGGAATATCAAGTCCTCCATCGGACTTGGCCTGATCCTCCATCAAGGCATCGGGGATACTATCCGGGTGTCTCTGACAGGAGACCCTGTGGAAGAGATCAAATCGGCGAAATTGATCCTTAAGACACTGGGACTTAGGAAAGGCGGGATCGAGGTGGTTTCCTGTCCTACTTGCGGGCGGACCAAGATCGATCTGATCGGCCTAGCCAACCAGGTGGAAGCCATGGTGGCGGATATTCCTCTGGATCTTAAGGTGGCGGTAATGGGCTGTGTGGTAAACGGGCCGGGGGAAGCCAAAGAAGCGGATATCGGCATCGCTGGAGGCATCGGGGAAGGATTGCTGATCAAAAAGGGACAAGTTGTGAAGAAAGTGAAAGAAGAAGAGTTATTGGAGACATTGAGACAGGAGCTGCTGCACTGGAATGAGTAA
- a CDS encoding helix-turn-helix transcriptional regulator, whose product MSFDKKLKTLRLENNMTQEYLARRLNVARSTIAGYETKNRQPSHEKLTALAGLFHVSIDYLLDESESDESDCAQETYCPKNEQKLIARYRSLSLQSKKDLLSYIHLLELRDREQIRT is encoded by the coding sequence ATGTCTTTTGATAAAAAACTAAAAACTTTACGGCTTGAAAATAACATGACCCAGGAATATCTTGCCCGCCGTCTGAATGTAGCTCGTTCAACGATCGCAGGGTATGAAACCAAAAACCGCCAGCCCTCCCATGAGAAACTGACGGCTCTTGCCGGTCTTTTCCATGTTTCCATAGACTATCTGCTGGATGAAAGCGAATCGGATGAGTCAGACTGCGCTCAGGAAACTTATTGCCCTAAGAACGAGCAGAAACTCATCGCCAGATACCGTTCTCTATCTCTTCAGTCCAAGAAAGATCTGCTTTCCTATATCCATCTTCTGGAACTTAGAGACCGGGAACAGATCCGGACCTAA
- a CDS encoding carbohydrate kinase — protein sequence MEKMYDVTALGELLVDFPKNGQSEQGNGLFEACPGGAPCNVLAMLNKLDRKTAFIGKVGKDQFGRLLKETIGELGISSKGLVLDEETHTTLAFVHTFPDGDREFSFYRNPGADMMLSEDEVDYDLIRNSKVFHFGTLSMTDEPVRTATKKALKTAKEAGCLITFDPNLRPPLWNSLEEAKAMMEYGFQYCDMLKISDNEIQFVSGKEDYEEGIRYLQEKYQIPVIFLTMGKDGSRAYFKDLKVERSGFRVRAVDTTGAGDTFCGCAIHGLLKYGMKDLNEETLGEILSYANAGAALITMKKGAIRSMPEPAEIERMLRGQGDV from the coding sequence ATGGAGAAAATGTATGATGTGACAGCGCTGGGAGAATTGCTGGTGGATTTCCCAAAGAACGGCCAGAGCGAGCAGGGAAACGGACTGTTTGAGGCGTGTCCGGGAGGTGCTCCCTGCAATGTGCTGGCAATGCTCAACAAACTGGACAGGAAGACGGCGTTTATTGGAAAAGTAGGGAAGGATCAGTTTGGAAGGCTGTTAAAGGAGACCATCGGGGAATTAGGCATCAGCTCCAAAGGCCTTGTGCTGGATGAGGAAACCCATACGACGCTGGCCTTTGTCCATACCTTCCCGGATGGGGATCGGGAATTTTCTTTTTACCGGAATCCCGGCGCGGATATGATGCTGTCTGAAGATGAGGTGGATTATGATCTGATCAGGAATTCTAAAGTTTTTCATTTCGGCACACTGTCAATGACGGACGAGCCGGTGCGGACAGCTACGAAAAAGGCGCTGAAGACAGCCAAAGAGGCAGGATGTCTCATTACCTTCGATCCTAATTTAAGGCCGCCTTTATGGAATTCCCTGGAGGAGGCCAAGGCAATGATGGAGTATGGCTTCCAGTACTGTGATATGTTGAAGATCTCAGATAATGAGATCCAGTTCGTATCAGGGAAGGAAGATTATGAGGAAGGAATTCGCTATCTCCAGGAAAAGTACCAGATTCCGGTGATCTTTCTGACCATGGGAAAAGATGGAAGCAGGGCTTATTTCAAAGATCTTAAGGTGGAAAGAAGCGGATTCCGGGTCCGGGCGGTCGATACCACAGGGGCCGGCGATACCTTCTGCGGCTGCGCCATCCACGGCCTGCTGAAATATGGGATGAAAGATCTGAATGAAGAAACGCTGGGAGAGATCCTTTCTTACGCTAATGCGGGAGCCGCTCTGATCACAATGAAGAAGGGCGCGATCCGTTCCATGCCGGAACCGGCGGAGATTGAAAGGATGCTGCGTGGACAGGGGGATGTTTAG
- a CDS encoding DUF368 domain-containing protein, with product MLKKILQGLVIGIANIIPGVSGGTMMVAMGIYDKLIHAITHLRKEFKESVRFMLPIFIGIAAAIIVAARILEFCFAMFPIQTNLLFCGLIAGSVPFIFTHVKGKTIKPGMIAAFLVFFLIVVGMALMGEAEGAAADVSFSLINVLKLLIVGVIAAATMVVPGVSGSMMLMVLGYYNTILESINDFVEAALSLDMPVIVENMLILVPFGIGVILGIFLIAKIIEFIFQRAETHAYWAILGLILASPIAILLKTDWSGFSVLAIVTGAAAFGIGWFIASKLGDD from the coding sequence ATGCTCAAAAAAATACTTCAAGGGCTTGTGATCGGAATCGCGAATATCATTCCGGGAGTCAGCGGCGGTACGATGATGGTAGCGATGGGGATCTATGACAAACTGATCCACGCGATCACCCATCTGCGGAAAGAATTTAAGGAAAGCGTGCGCTTTATGCTTCCGATCTTTATCGGGATCGCGGCGGCGATCATTGTGGCGGCACGGATCTTGGAATTTTGTTTCGCTATGTTTCCGATCCAGACGAATTTGCTATTCTGCGGATTGATCGCGGGCAGCGTACCGTTCATTTTCACCCATGTCAAGGGGAAAACCATAAAGCCGGGAATGATCGCGGCATTTCTGGTGTTTTTCCTGATCGTAGTGGGAATGGCTCTCATGGGAGAGGCAGAAGGGGCGGCGGCGGACGTTAGTTTCAGCTTGATCAATGTTCTGAAACTTTTGATCGTGGGAGTGATCGCCGCGGCAACCATGGTGGTGCCTGGAGTCAGCGGGTCTATGATGCTGATGGTCCTGGGATATTATAATACGATACTGGAAAGTATCAACGACTTCGTAGAAGCGGCGTTGTCTTTGGATATGCCGGTGATCGTGGAGAACATGCTGATATTGGTTCCTTTTGGGATCGGAGTGATCCTGGGAATCTTTCTGATCGCCAAGATTATTGAGTTTATTTTTCAGCGTGCCGAGACTCATGCTTACTGGGCGATACTGGGATTGATCCTGGCTTCCCCGATCGCGATCCTCTTAAAGACAGACTGGAGCGGCTTCTCCGTTCTGGCGATCGTGACTGGAGCAGCGGCGTTTGGGATCGGATGGTTCATTGCGTCCAAACTGGGGGATGATTAG
- a CDS encoding histidinol-phosphate transaminase: MKVFEKNIRKVQPYVPGEQPQHPVIKLNTNENPYPPAPGVKKALLEMDTDLQRLYPDPDCRKLTRALSDWYNVGEDQVFVGVGSDDVLSMCFLTFFNSEKPILFPDITYSFYKVWADLYGIPYECQPLDKEFRLVKEDYYKPNGGVIFPNPNAPTGICEDLDTIRDILDHNRDVIVIVDEAYIDFGGCSALELLNGYDNLIVVQTFSKARSMAGMRIGYAIASPALIRYLMDAKFSFNSYTMNQAALACGTAALADRDYFEETIRKIVDTREWAKAEFTKLGFRYLDSKANFLFVTHPEYSGQELFQALREQGIYVRFWGGSRIEDYLRVTIGTREEMEKLFGFLREYIKG; this comes from the coding sequence ATGAAAGTATTTGAGAAAAATATTCGGAAAGTACAGCCGTATGTGCCGGGGGAACAGCCCCAGCATCCGGTGATCAAACTAAATACCAATGAAAATCCTTATCCGCCGGCGCCAGGCGTGAAAAAAGCTTTGCTTGAGATGGACACAGATCTTCAGCGGCTCTATCCGGATCCAGACTGCCGGAAACTGACGCGGGCGCTTTCGGACTGGTACAATGTGGGAGAGGATCAGGTGTTTGTGGGAGTTGGTTCGGACGATGTGCTCTCCATGTGCTTTCTGACGTTTTTTAATTCAGAAAAGCCTATCCTTTTCCCGGACATTACCTATTCCTTTTATAAGGTATGGGCGGATCTTTACGGGATCCCCTATGAGTGTCAGCCGCTGGACAAGGAGTTCCGGCTGGTAAAAGAAGATTATTACAAGCCGAACGGCGGCGTTATCTTTCCAAACCCCAATGCGCCCACAGGGATCTGTGAAGACCTGGATACGATCAGAGATATCCTGGATCACAATCGGGATGTGATCGTGATCGTAGATGAGGCGTATATTGATTTTGGCGGCTGTTCCGCTTTGGAACTGCTGAACGGCTATGACAATCTGATCGTAGTCCAGACTTTCTCCAAGGCCCGGTCTATGGCGGGAATGCGTATCGGATACGCTATTGCCAGTCCCGCCCTGATCCGGTATCTGATGGATGCCAAGTTTTCTTTCAATTCTTATACTATGAATCAGGCGGCTCTTGCCTGCGGTACGGCGGCCCTTGCGGACCGGGATTATTTTGAAGAGACCATCCGGAAGATCGTAGATACCAGAGAATGGGCCAAGGCGGAATTTACCAAACTGGGATTCCGATATCTGGATTCGAAGGCCAATTTCCTGTTTGTCACCCATCCGGAGTATTCGGGCCAAGAATTGTTCCAGGCCCTGAGAGAGCAGGGAATCTACGTCCGATTCTGGGGCGGCAGCCGGATTGAGGACTATTTGAGAGTCACCATTGGTACGAGAGAAGAGATGGAGAAACTATTTGGATTTTTGAGAGAATATATAAAAGGGTAA
- a CDS encoding pyridoxal phosphate-dependent aminotransferase — protein MIAEKMKGLVANSSAIRAMFEEGNRLAGIYGAENVFDFSLGNPNVPAPEAVKKAIIELLDEDDPLVLHGYTNSNSGYADVRQTVADSLNERFGTHFEGKNIIMTVGAAGGLNVILKSLINPGDEVITFAPYFGEYRAYTSNYDGVLVEISPDTETFQPKLDEFEAKITPKTKAVIINTPNNPTGVVYSEDTIKKLAAIMEQKQQEYGTEIYLISDEPYRELVYDGAEVPYLTKYYANTIVGYSYSKSLSLPGERIGYLVIPDEVKDSADLLTAANVATRILGFVNAPTLQQKVVAKCIHEKTDVSYYDRNRETLYNGLTECGFTCIKPEGAFYLFMKSPIEDEKEFCAAAKKYNILLVPGSSFACPGYVRIAYCVSYETIVNSLPKFRELAKEYF, from the coding sequence ATGATAGCAGAGAAAATGAAAGGACTGGTGGCAAATAGTTCTGCCATCCGGGCAATGTTCGAGGAAGGAAACCGTCTGGCAGGTATCTACGGGGCGGAAAATGTATTTGATTTCAGTCTTGGCAATCCCAATGTGCCGGCGCCGGAAGCGGTTAAGAAAGCCATTATAGAGCTTTTGGATGAGGACGACCCGCTGGTGCTCCACGGGTATACCAACAGCAACAGCGGGTACGCTGACGTACGGCAGACGGTGGCCGACTCTTTAAATGAACGTTTTGGCACTCATTTTGAGGGGAAGAACATCATCATGACGGTGGGGGCGGCAGGAGGCCTGAATGTGATCCTCAAAAGCCTGATCAATCCGGGAGATGAGGTGATCACGTTTGCCCCGTACTTTGGAGAGTATCGTGCTTATACCAGCAATTATGATGGGGTTTTAGTGGAGATTTCCCCGGATACAGAGACCTTCCAGCCCAAATTAGATGAGTTTGAGGCCAAGATCACACCGAAGACGAAAGCGGTGATCATCAATACGCCCAACAATCCGACGGGAGTGGTCTACTCTGAGGATACCATCAAGAAGCTGGCGGCTATTATGGAACAGAAACAGCAGGAATATGGAACAGAGATTTATCTGATCTCAGACGAGCCCTACCGGGAGCTGGTCTATGACGGGGCGGAAGTGCCATATCTGACCAAGTATTATGCCAATACGATCGTGGGATATTCTTACAGTAAGTCTCTTTCCCTTCCGGGAGAGCGGATCGGTTATCTGGTGATTCCGGATGAAGTGAAAGACAGCGCGGATCTTTTGACGGCGGCCAACGTGGCTACCAGGATCTTGGGCTTTGTCAATGCGCCTACCCTTCAGCAGAAGGTAGTTGCCAAATGTATCCATGAGAAGACGGATGTATCTTATTATGACAGAAATAGAGAAACTTTATATAACGGATTGACGGAGTGCGGTTTTACCTGTATCAAACCGGAAGGCGCGTTCTATCTTTTTATGAAATCCCCAATAGAAGATGAGAAAGAATTCTGCGCGGCGGCGAAGAAATACAACATTCTTCTGGTTCCGGGAAGTTCTTTCGCGTGTCCGGGATATGTGCGGATCGCCTATTGTGTCTCCTATGAAACGATCGTCAACTCCCTTCCCAAATTCCGGGAACTGGCGAAAGAATATTTCTAA
- a CDS encoding DUF2156 domain-containing protein, which translates to MEESQFKKAELEDKEIISHYFKHHTSRSCERTFVNVFLWSRQYPVKWAVIEGALVFKSQNDSHLSYAFPAGEDEAVKNALEEMMEFSRRAGFPFRMYNVTPSDFERLEQWYPGRFQVEYDRDQADYVYESEKLITLSGKKLHGKRNHINKFKNLYEGRWSYEPIRRENLEECFQMALKWRKDNGCDEDEEKNAEMCVTLNALRLFEELELKGGLLRVDGQIVAFTLGEPICSDTFVVHIEKAFAEVPGAYTMINQQFAEHECREYQYINREEDTGSEGLRKAKLSYRPAFMVEKGTVAEKER; encoded by the coding sequence ATGGAAGAGAGTCAATTTAAAAAAGCAGAATTAGAAGATAAGGAAATCATTTCTCATTATTTTAAGCACCATACCAGCAGGAGCTGTGAGAGGACTTTTGTAAACGTGTTTTTATGGTCCCGGCAGTACCCGGTCAAATGGGCGGTCATTGAGGGAGCGCTGGTGTTTAAGAGTCAGAATGACAGCCATCTGTCCTACGCGTTCCCGGCGGGAGAGGATGAAGCTGTGAAAAACGCCCTGGAAGAGATGATGGAATTCAGCCGGCGGGCAGGCTTCCCGTTTCGTATGTACAATGTGACGCCCAGCGATTTTGAACGGCTGGAACAGTGGTATCCGGGAAGGTTCCAGGTGGAGTACGACCGGGATCAGGCGGATTACGTCTATGAGTCGGAGAAACTGATCACTCTGTCCGGGAAAAAGCTCCATGGAAAGAGAAATCATATCAATAAGTTTAAGAACCTGTACGAAGGGCGCTGGAGCTACGAGCCGATCCGCAGAGAGAATCTGGAAGAGTGTTTTCAGATGGCTCTGAAATGGAGAAAGGATAATGGCTGTGATGAGGATGAAGAAAAAAACGCGGAAATGTGCGTAACCCTCAACGCGCTGCGGCTGTTTGAGGAGCTGGAGCTGAAAGGCGGACTTCTCCGCGTGGACGGCCAGATCGTAGCGTTTACTTTAGGAGAGCCGATTTGTTCGGATACTTTTGTGGTCCATATTGAGAAAGCGTTCGCGGAAGTACCTGGAGCGTATACTATGATCAACCAGCAGTTCGCGGAACATGAATGCAGGGAGTACCAGTATATCAACCGGGAGGAAGACACAGGTTCGGAAGGACTCAGGAAAGCCAAGCTTTCCTACCGTCCGGCATTTATGGTAGAAAAAGGAACTGTTGCAGAAAAGGAGAGATAA
- a CDS encoding aminopeptidase P family protein: MNNARLNRILDEMGKRKVPQLLITDPASIFYLTGKWIMPGERLLALYLNVNGGHKLVINRLFPQKEDLGVELVWYDDVEDPVEIIARLTERDKVIGVDKVWPSRFLLRLQELNGASGYVNGSSIVDGVRLIKDEEEQELMRAAARANDQIMAKLVEQANKGYTETELNEIACKLYEESGHSKTIYKPITAYGKGCADPHHVTDNTKGKQGDCVLFDIGGNLNGYCSDMTRTVFLGEVSEKAREIYEIVREAQIRGIAAAKPGNRMCDVDHACRSYIEEKGYGPYFTHRTGHSIGIEPHETGDVSAVNQEIIRPGQFFSVEPGIYLREEGIGVRIEDLVLITKDGCEVLTHYTKELKII, encoded by the coding sequence ATGAATAACGCAAGGTTAAACCGGATACTGGACGAGATGGGCAAACGGAAGGTTCCCCAGTTACTTATCACAGACCCGGCTTCTATCTTTTATCTGACAGGGAAGTGGATCATGCCGGGGGAACGGCTCCTTGCCCTGTATCTGAATGTGAACGGGGGACATAAGCTGGTGATCAACCGTCTGTTTCCGCAGAAGGAAGATCTGGGCGTGGAACTGGTATGGTATGACGATGTGGAGGACCCGGTAGAGATCATCGCTCGCCTGACAGAGCGGGATAAAGTGATCGGAGTGGATAAGGTATGGCCGTCCCGGTTCCTGTTAAGGCTGCAGGAGCTTAACGGGGCCAGCGGTTATGTCAATGGCTCCAGTATCGTGGACGGCGTGCGTCTGATCAAAGACGAGGAAGAACAGGAGCTTATGCGGGCGGCTGCCAGGGCCAATGACCAAATCATGGCGAAACTGGTCGAGCAGGCGAATAAAGGATACACAGAGACAGAGCTGAATGAGATTGCCTGTAAGCTATACGAAGAAAGCGGCCATTCCAAAACAATCTATAAGCCGATCACAGCTTATGGGAAGGGCTGCGCGGATCCCCACCATGTGACGGATAACACCAAAGGGAAACAAGGTGACTGTGTGCTCTTTGACATCGGCGGCAATCTCAATGGATATTGCTCTGATATGACAAGAACGGTATTTCTCGGAGAAGTATCGGAAAAAGCGCGTGAGATCTATGAGATCGTCAGAGAAGCACAGATCCGCGGGATTGCGGCCGCAAAGCCGGGGAACCGCATGTGCGATGTGGATCATGCCTGCAGGAGTTATATTGAAGAAAAAGGGTATGGGCCATATTTTACACACAGGACCGGACATTCGATCGGGATCGAACCCCATGAGACCGGGGACGTGTCGGCGGTCAATCAGGAGATTATCCGTCCGGGCCAGTTTTTTTCCGTAGAGCCGGGAATTTATCTGAGAGAAGAAGGAATCGGCGTGCGGATTGAAGATCTGGTGCTGATTACAAAAGATGGTTGTGAGGTACTTACTCATTATACAAAAGAATTAAAAATTATTTAA
- a CDS encoding serine dehydratase subunit alpha family protein, which produces MKRTDEKYQAYIRILEEELVPAMGCTEPIALAYAAARAREVLGAAPDRVEIRASGSIIKNVKSVIVPNTGKMKGIPAAAAAGIVAGDAGKKLEVLAGISGEKIPQIKDFLEQVPIHVEHLEDGEVFDLIVAEYNGKDSAMVRITDYHTNIVRIEKDGEVLFAADHTEGEEDPETDRSLLNMEDIWDFVQSVEIQDIRELLTRQADYNTAIAQEGLKGDYGANIGKILLKSGGDGVQNRAKAMAAAGSDARMNGCELPVVINAGSGNQGMTCSLPVLEYAKELQADEETCLRALALSNLTAIHQKTGIGRLSAYCGAVSAGAAAGTGIAYLCGGDYETIIHTLVNALAITSGIVCDGAKASCAAKIAQSVEAGILGYQMYQNGQQFYAGDGIVTKGVEATISNVGYLGRVGMKETNTEIIKMMLAGGGAHE; this is translated from the coding sequence ATGAAACGGACAGATGAAAAATACCAGGCCTATATCAGGATCCTGGAAGAAGAACTGGTGCCGGCAATGGGATGTACGGAACCGATCGCCCTTGCCTATGCCGCCGCGCGGGCAAGGGAAGTCCTGGGAGCGGCGCCGGACCGGGTAGAGATCCGGGCCAGCGGAAGTATCATTAAAAATGTAAAGAGCGTGATCGTTCCCAACACCGGGAAGATGAAAGGGATTCCGGCGGCAGCGGCAGCCGGGATCGTGGCGGGAGACGCCGGGAAAAAGCTGGAAGTGCTTGCCGGCATTTCCGGGGAAAAGATTCCCCAGATCAAAGATTTTCTGGAACAAGTACCGATCCACGTGGAGCATCTGGAAGACGGGGAGGTATTTGATCTGATCGTTGCAGAATATAATGGGAAAGACAGCGCCATGGTGCGCATTACCGATTATCATACGAATATCGTTCGGATCGAGAAAGACGGGGAAGTTTTATTTGCCGCAGATCATACAGAAGGTGAGGAGGATCCTGAGACGGACAGAAGTCTTCTGAACATGGAGGATATCTGGGACTTTGTGCAGTCTGTGGAAATCCAGGATATCCGGGAACTTCTGACAAGGCAGGCGGATTATAATACAGCTATCGCCCAGGAAGGTCTGAAAGGAGACTACGGGGCAAATATTGGGAAGATCCTGTTAAAAAGCGGCGGGGACGGAGTGCAGAACAGGGCAAAGGCTATGGCGGCCGCTGGGTCGGACGCGAGAATGAATGGCTGTGAGTTGCCGGTAGTAATCAACGCAGGAAGCGGGAATCAGGGAATGACTTGTTCCCTGCCGGTCCTGGAGTATGCCAAAGAACTTCAGGCGGACGAAGAGACCTGCCTGCGGGCGCTGGCCCTTTCCAACCTGACGGCCATCCATCAGAAGACAGGGATCGGAAGGCTGTCTGCCTACTGCGGAGCGGTAAGCGCCGGAGCGGCAGCGGGAACAGGGATCGCATATCTGTGCGGCGGAGATTATGAGACGATCATCCATACCTTGGTGAACGCTCTTGCAATTACGTCAGGGATCGTGTGCGACGGAGCAAAGGCTTCCTGCGCGGCCAAGATTGCCCAGTCGGTGGAAGCAGGGATCCTGGGGTATCAAATGTACCAGAACGGCCAGCAGTTTTACGCGGGCGACGGGATCGTGACGAAAGGTGTGGAAGCTACCATTTCGAATGTGGGATATTTGGGAAGAGTCGGCATGAAAGAAACCAATACGGAGATCATCAAGATGATGCTCGCGGGAGGTGGAGCGCATGAATAA
- a CDS encoding AEC family transporter: MEVDIFGILIEQIGLFAIYIIIGVIMVKSGVLDAVSLEAISRFVLKMALPVMNFTSIVHNVDRADLLSSFPILLLAVVFYIFMFGAAKGMTCLFRIKAEQKGVYQALAMFGNIGFMGIPIITSIFPEKGMLYISIFLIIDQLTLWTVGVKLLTSSKEERFNPWKLLNPASVSIVLAVVCVIGMVPVPEILDSALQKITTGATPMAMIYLGGLFACADIRKYITQKELYGIVGIKMCLIPILLYLLLEQFLLDKNLGVTVALIAGMPTMSAVVIMAKGYGADGDCAMGSIVVTTVCSAVTLPTVFWVLQYLLV, from the coding sequence ATGGAAGTGGATATCTTTGGGATTCTGATAGAACAGATCGGTTTATTTGCGATCTATATCATCATTGGCGTCATCATGGTGAAATCGGGAGTGCTGGATGCGGTTTCTCTGGAAGCAATCTCGCGTTTTGTCCTAAAAATGGCATTGCCGGTCATGAACTTTACAAGTATTGTCCACAATGTGGACCGGGCAGATCTGCTTTCATCCTTTCCGATTCTTTTACTTGCTGTTGTATTTTATATATTTATGTTTGGCGCGGCAAAAGGAATGACCTGCTTATTCAGGATCAAAGCAGAGCAAAAGGGCGTATATCAGGCTCTTGCAATGTTCGGGAATATTGGATTTATGGGAATTCCGATCATTACCAGCATTTTCCCGGAAAAAGGAATGCTGTATATTTCTATTTTTTTGATCATAGACCAACTGACTTTATGGACGGTGGGAGTGAAACTGCTCACATCTTCTAAAGAGGAAAGATTTAATCCCTGGAAGTTGCTCAACCCTGCCTCGGTGTCGATTGTTTTGGCGGTAGTCTGTGTGATAGGCATGGTGCCAGTCCCGGAAATCCTGGATAGCGCGCTGCAAAAAATAACTACCGGAGCGACGCCGATGGCTATGATCTATCTGGGCGGTCTGTTTGCCTGCGCGGATATCCGAAAATATATAACCCAAAAAGAGCTGTACGGAATCGTGGGAATTAAGATGTGTTTGATCCCAATTTTGCTTTATCTTCTGCTAGAGCAGTTTCTGCTGGATAAAAATCTAGGCGTGACGGTGGCGCTTATAGCAGGAATGCCTACGATGTCAGCAGTCGTAATAATGGCAAAAGGGTATGGGGCAGATGGAGACTGCGCGATGGGCAGCATTGTCGTGACCACAGTCTGCTCTGCCGTGACACTTCCGACAGTCTTCTGGGTTCTGCAATATTTACTTGTATAG